From Primulina tabacum isolate GXHZ01 chromosome 2, ASM2559414v2, whole genome shotgun sequence, one genomic window encodes:
- the LOC142538028 gene encoding exopolygalacturonase-like — MIMKSFCVMIVPLLFFLSSFVFFVNGVSSPRKFFDVMNYGAVADGKTDDSQAFLKAWSDACEYHGRSRVWIPRRTFMLNSVNFEGPCNGSMAFLIKGTLKASTDPRNFFTETWIGFKYIDDLTVKGSGYLDGQGQAAWPYNDCYRNPNCKHLPATLRFDFVTNSKVNHLRSINSKNTHINLFACRNLNISKIRMTAPESSPNTDGIHIGLSNNIKISRSVIQTGDDCISMVSGSRNIEINDVSCGPGHGISVGSLGRSHVGDYVEGISIRNCTFKGADNGLRIKTWSPSLYSVASNITFEDIVMQNTANPILIDQQYCPFSGCQTKGKSSSRVQIQDVTFKNIRGVSSTQVAVNIQCSEDRPCKNVKLIDINLTYNGTGGQAMALCSHVFGSSYGKQIPKGCL, encoded by the exons atgatAATGAAATCTTTTTGTGTAATGATTGTGCCGCTTCTCTTCTTTTTGTCATCCTTTGTGTTTTTTGTCAATGGTGTCTCGTCACCAAGAAAATTCTTCGATGTTATGAACTACGGTGCAGTTGCCGATGGAAAAACAGACGACAGTCAG GCATTTCTTAAAGCATGGAGCGATGCATGTGAATATCATGGGAGGAGTAGAGTTTGGATTCCAAGACGAACATTTATGTTGAATTCAGTAAATTTTGAAGGGCCATGCAATGGTTCGATGGCGTTTCTGATTAAAGGGACGCTCAAGGCTTCAACGGACCCTCGGAATTTCTTTACGGAGACTTGGATCGGTTTCAAATACATCGACGACTTGACGGTGAAAGGCAGCGGGTATTTGGACGGCCAAGGCCAGGCGGCTTGGCCTTATAATGACTGTTATAGGAACCCCAATTGCAAGCATCTTCCTGCT ACTTTGAGGTTCGATTTCGTTACAAATTCAAAGGTGAATCACCTAAGATCCATTAACAGCAAAAACACACATATCAACCTATTCGCGTGCCGAAACCTTAACATCAGCAAAATTAGAATGACAGCACCAGAAAGCAGCCCTAACACAGATGGAATTCACATCGGACTCTCAAACAACATAAAGATTTCGCGATCCGTTATTCAGACAGGAGATGACTGCATATCCATGGTCTCTGGTAGTCGAAACATAGAGATAAACGATGTTTCTTGCGGGCCTGGGCACGGTATCAGTGTTGGAAGTCTGGGGAGAAGCCATGTAGGCGATTACGTGGAAGGTATCAGTATAAGAAACTGCACTTTTAAGGGGGCAGATAACGGCCTGAGGATCAAGACGTGGTCTCCCTCGTTGTATAGCGTGGCTTCCAATATAACTTTCGAAGATATCGTCATGCAAAATACCGCCAATCCTATTCTCATCGATCAACAATACTGTCCATTCTCTGGTTGCCAAACCAAG GGTAAATCGAGCTCGAGGGTTCAGATACAAGACGTGACCTTCAAGAACATACGGGGCGTATCGAGCACACAAGTTGCGGTGAACATACAATGCAGTGAAGACCGGCCTTGCAAGAATGTGAAGCTCATAGACATAAACTTGACCTACAATGGAACCGGAGGACAAGCTATGGCTTTGTGCTCACATGTGTTTGGTTCTTCATACGGGAAACAGATCCCTAAAGGTTGTCTATAG
- the LOC142536450 gene encoding uncharacterized protein LOC142536450, whose translation MILHCGGAFARCRWRPASRAGTVCLVSPEKLRQQLDNLHMEADATRTKASNARTRLMRLSEAAEKFRRQAAISVQTGKEDDARKLLFQKKQVMQAMEKLKSRIELLDELSSKLNEAISVKESLLIGNIALDIEVNETEPSSPIRIIIPKEANLNNSYENQLSELDQLKFGEHQEVLVVTESESSGGDFNDTSSFSPIGGNNSNTMQHLREISSFEDFMKHIDQKLHETEEQLEIFISVSSLLLESKKKPEYSKVQHATGILECVRNTRERIALIIQLKTSSSEPLRE comes from the exons ATGATACTGCATTGTGGCGGCGCGTTTGCTCGATGTCGATGGCGACCTGCTTCGCGAGCTGGGACTGTGTGCTTAGTTTCTCCAGAGAAGCTTCGGCAACAACTTGATAATCTTCACATGGAGGCTGACGCTACAAGAACAAAAG CAAGTAATGCCAGGACGAGACTCATGCGGTTGAGTGAAGCGGCAGAGAAATTCAGACGGCAAGCAGCTATTAGTGTCCAAACTGGAAAGGAAGATGATGCTAGGAAgctgttatttcaaaaaaagCAAGTCATGCAGGCTATGGAGAAGTTGAAGAGTCGCATTGAGTTACTTGATGAGCTTTCGTCGAAACTGAATGAG GCAATTTCTGTGAAAGAAAGTCTACTGATTGGAAACATTGCTTTGGATATCGAAGTTAATGAAACAGAGCCATCTAGTCCTATTCGGATTATAATCCCTAAGGAGGCAAATCTTAACAATTCATATGAAAATCAACTCTCTGAGTTGGATCAGCTGAAATTTGGTGAGCATCAGGAAGTACTAGTTGTTACAGAGAGTGAGTCGAGTGGGGGAGATTTCAACGACACATCATCTTTCAGTCCAATAGGCGGGAACAATTCAAATACAATGCAGCATTTGAGAGAAATCTCTTCATTCGAAGACTTCATGAAACACATAGATCAAAAGCTGCACGAAACTGAGGAACAACTCGAAATATTTATAAGTGTTTCTTCCTTACTTTTAGAAAGCAAGAAGAAGCCAGAATACTCGAAGGTGCAGCATGCAACTGGTATTCTTGAATGTGTGCGTAACACTAGAGAAAG GATTGCTTTGATCATTCAATTAAAAACGAGTTCAAGCGAACCCTTGAGAGAATGA
- the LOC142536466 gene encoding putative receptor-like protein kinase At2g42960 — translation MSTGSLSTELSKKYGGLKLWVLICVCMGAFIILILGILSIWGMFTKKSRKTSEKYSLSQIPNVSKEIKVDKVGNQSVNDHTESLLLTIDDKASDKKTETMLVHLSRSKSSDRDNISQCSSLYHHERAFSSQSGEEGSSGNARKLSSFSYGLAMASPLVGLPETSHLGWGHWFTLRDLEIATNRFSSEYIIGEGGYGIVYRGKLVNGSEVAVKKLLNNLGQAEKEFRVEVEAIGHVRHKNLVRLLGYCIEGVHRMLVYEYVNKGNLEQWLRGCMKQHGTFTWESRMKVLLGTAKALAYLHEAIEPKVVHRDIKSSNILIDDEFNAKVSDFGLAKLLGSGESHITTRVMGTFGYVAPEYANTGLLNEKSDVYSFGVLLLEAVTGRDPVDYGRPANEVNLVEWLKMMVGNRKAEEVVDPVLEVRPTTRSLKRALLVALRCVDPDSEKRPKMSQVVQMLETEEFPYREDRRSRKTRTTSMEIESMKESSNSVEMEVKVCQSQSHSSETNN, via the exons ATGTCAACTGGAAGTTTAAGCACCGAGTTATCAAAGAAATACGGGGGCCTGAAACTATGGGTTTTGATTTGTGTGTGTATGGGTGCCTTTATAATATTAATTCTAGGAATATTATCTATATGGGGCATGTTTACTAAAAAATCTCGAAAGACCTCAGAAAAATATTCACTCTCTCAAATCCCTAATGTCTCAAAAGAAATAAAAGTTGACaaagttgggaatcaaagtgtGAATGATCACACCGAGAGTCTATTATTGACCATTGACGACAAAGCAAGTGATAAGAAAACGGAGACGATGTTAGTTCATTTAAGTAGGAGTAAATCAAGTGATCGTGATAATATCAGCCAATGCAGTTCATTATATCATCATGAAAGGGCCTTTAGTTCTCAATCAGGAGAGGAAGGAAGTTCTGGGAATGCCCGCAAACTATCTTCATTTTCTTATGGTCTTGCTATGGCATCTCCTTTAGTTGGCTTGCCGGAAACATCTCATCTTGGATGGGGCCACTGGTTCACACTTAGGGATCTCGAAATTGCAACAAATCGCTTCTCATCTGAGTATATTATTGGAGAAGGTGGATATGGGATTGTTTATCGAGGGAAACTGGTTAATGGGTCTGAAGTCGCAGTTAAGAAACTTCTTAACAATCT TGGCCAAGCGGAGAAAGAATTTAGGGTCGAAGTAGAGGCTATTGGCCATGTTCGACACAAGAATCTTGTGCGGCTTCTTGGCTATTGCATAGAAGGAGTTCACAG AATGTTGGTATATGAGTATGTCAACAAAGGCAACCTGGAACAGTGGCTTCGCGGGTGTATGAAACAACATGGTACTTTTACATGGGAATCCCGCATGAAAGTTCTTCTTGGTACAGCGAAGGC GCTGGCTTATTTGCATGAAGCTATCGAACCGAAAGTTGTTCATCGTGACATAAAATCTAGTAACATCTTGATCGACGATGAGTTCAATGCTAAGGTTTCTGATTTTGGATTGGCTAAGCTCTTGGGATCTGGAGAAAGCCATATAACAACAAGAGTTATGGGAACATTTGG TTATGTCGCTCCCGAGTATGCAAATACTGGCTTGTTGAATGAAAAAAGTGACGTTTATAGTTTTGGTGTTCTGCTACTAGAAGCTGTCACTGGAAGAGATCCAGTGGATTATGGACGTCCAGCAAATGAG GTTAATCTTGTTGAGTGGCTCAAAATGATGGTTGGGAACCGGAAAGCCGAGGAAGTTGTGGATCCTGTTCTCGAAGTTAGGCCCACAACCCGTTCTTTGAAACGTGCCCTTTTGGTTGCTCTTAGGTGTGTCGACCCTGATTCGGAGAAACGCCCCAAAATGAGTCAGGTGGTTCAAATGCTTGAAACTGAGGAGTTCCCTTATCGTGAG GATCGAAGGAGCAGAAAAACCAGAACAACAAGCATGGAAATCGAATCCATGAAGGAAAGTTCCAATTCTGTTGAGATGGAAGTCAAGGTTTGTCAATCACAGAGCCATTCTTCGGAGACAAACAACTGA